Proteins from a single region of Lusitaniella coriacea LEGE 07157:
- a CDS encoding YcjF family protein, which translates to MAIKLRKPILVGGMGLSFGLWVWWNLQDSLMEAGEFGMFGAIALGGGLWLLRRNSSGETLSQEMAVSVNREMVETAIAQTQSAIAHLEKEAPQRDIPSLKQAFEELSTSRDRQTLQGAILGGKNTGKTSVKQLLEAEISENTTWIDTEPLFSSAEAIEQGAKDLAATSDLVIFVVTGDLTDSEFQVLQALRTVHQRVLVAFNKQDCVLPEDRAVVLQQLRQRVFGAIASEDVIALSAVPSPLKVRQHQEDGSLKEWLEEQPAEIVGLRDRVQSIIEQERESLLLGTTWREAMQLKATAKDILNQVRRDRAMPIIEQYQWIAAAAAFANPVAALDLLATAAISAQLLVDLGEIYQQKFSLSQAQNASGTLGKLMVKLGLVELSTQAIGSILKSHALTYVAGGAVQGVSAAYLTRLAGLSLIEYLQEQEIDPASRDGFNIERLGQVLQNVFQQNQRTAFLQNFVKQTLTRLSPQSESVDLNPATGVH; encoded by the coding sequence ATGGCGATAAAACTGCGCAAACCAATTTTAGTCGGCGGAATGGGTCTGTCTTTCGGACTCTGGGTGTGGTGGAATCTTCAGGATTCATTGATGGAAGCAGGTGAGTTTGGGATGTTTGGCGCGATCGCGCTGGGGGGTGGATTGTGGCTTCTGCGGCGCAACTCCTCTGGGGAGACGCTATCTCAAGAAATGGCGGTGTCGGTGAATCGGGAAATGGTGGAAACCGCGATCGCGCAAACCCAGTCTGCAATCGCGCACTTGGAAAAAGAAGCCCCCCAACGGGATATTCCTTCCCTCAAACAAGCCTTTGAGGAACTCTCCACATCGCGCGATCGCCAAACTCTCCAGGGGGCGATCTTGGGAGGCAAAAATACCGGAAAAACTAGCGTAAAGCAGTTACTCGAAGCCGAAATATCGGAAAATACGACCTGGATCGACACAGAACCTTTATTTTCTAGTGCAGAGGCAATAGAACAGGGCGCAAAAGACCTTGCTGCCACCTCAGACCTGGTTATTTTCGTGGTGACAGGAGATTTGACCGATTCGGAATTCCAAGTCTTACAGGCGCTAAGGACGGTGCATCAACGGGTGTTGGTGGCGTTCAATAAACAAGATTGCGTTCTCCCCGAAGATCGCGCAGTTGTTTTACAACAGTTGCGCCAGCGCGTTTTTGGCGCAATCGCCTCGGAAGATGTTATTGCCCTCTCTGCCGTTCCTTCCCCCCTCAAAGTTCGACAGCATCAAGAAGATGGTTCCCTCAAAGAGTGGTTAGAAGAACAACCCGCCGAAATTGTAGGATTGCGCGATCGCGTTCAGTCCATCATCGAACAGGAACGGGAATCCCTCCTATTGGGAACCACCTGGCGAGAAGCCATGCAACTCAAAGCAACCGCGAAAGATATCCTCAATCAAGTTCGGCGCGATCGCGCGATGCCCATCATCGAACAATATCAGTGGATAGCCGCCGCCGCAGCCTTTGCCAACCCCGTCGCCGCCCTCGATCTTCTCGCCACCGCAGCCATTAGCGCCCAACTCCTCGTAGATTTAGGAGAAATTTACCAGCAAAAATTCTCCCTCTCCCAAGCGCAAAACGCATCGGGAACCCTCGGAAAACTGATGGTGAAATTGGGACTTGTCGAACTCTCCACCCAAGCCATTGGCAGCATCCTCAAAAGCCACGCCCTCACCTACGTTGCCGGGGGCGCAGTCCAAGGCGTAAGCGCGGCATACCTCACGCGCCTAGCGGGTTTGAGTTTGATTGAATATCTCCAAGAACAAGAGATCGATCCCGCCTCCCGCGATGGGTTCAATATCGAACGACTCGGACAAGTCCTGCAAAACGTCTTCCAACAAAATCAACGCACCGCTTTCCTGCAAAACTTTGTCAAGCAAACCCTAACTCGCCTCTCCCCCCAATCAGAATCAGTGGATTTGAATCCTGCAACCGGAGTTCATTGA
- the petG gene encoding cytochrome b6-f complex subunit V, whose protein sequence is MIEPLLLGIVAGLIPITLAGLFVAAYLQYKRGNQISF, encoded by the coding sequence ATGATCGAACCCTTGCTATTAGGAATTGTTGCGGGTTTAATCCCCATTACCCTTGCTGGATTATTTGTGGCGGCTTATCTCCAGTACAAACGCGGCAACCAAATCAGCTTTTAA